From a single Endozoicomonas euniceicola genomic region:
- a CDS encoding PTS fructose transporter subunit IIB, with amino-acid sequence MKVVVVTACPTGIAHTYMAAEKLTEAALLQGYDVKVETQGAMGIENEITPLDIKEADIALFAVDIAVEGEDRFDTLKVVKVPVAEAIRNPDAVMTQLGRSVSAS; translated from the coding sequence ATGAAAGTGGTTGTAGTAACAGCCTGTCCCACAGGTATTGCACACACCTATATGGCTGCGGAAAAACTGACAGAAGCCGCTTTATTACAGGGATATGATGTAAAGGTTGAAACTCAGGGAGCGATGGGGATTGAAAATGAAATCACGCCTCTCGATATTAAAGAAGCGGACATCGCCCTGTTTGCCGTTGATATTGCCGTTGAAGGTGAGGATCGCTTTGATACCCTGAAGGTTGTCAAGGTGCCTGTCGCTGAAGCTATTCGAAACCCGGATGCTGTGATGACCCAGCTGGGGCGAAGTGTGTCTGCATCCTGA
- a CDS encoding type II toxin-antitoxin system VapC family toxin — protein sequence MTDFVLDNSVTMRWVSETQKVQDQEYAERVLKSLIESDALVPNLWHLEVVNISLGMERRGELSTADTEGFIAQLENLPIYVDALTSNEAFGRIATLARSYKLSSYDAAYLELAIRESIPLATLDKDLGKAARKAGVDTYFP from the coding sequence ATGACTGACTTTGTACTTGATAATTCAGTCACGATGCGCTGGGTATCTGAAACGCAAAAAGTGCAGGATCAGGAATACGCTGAAAGGGTTCTCAAATCGCTTATCGAGTCTGATGCTCTTGTTCCTAACCTTTGGCATCTGGAGGTGGTGAATATCTCTCTGGGCATGGAGCGCAGAGGTGAATTAAGTACAGCGGATACAGAAGGTTTTATTGCTCAGCTTGAAAACTTGCCTATATATGTTGACGCGTTGACTTCCAATGAAGCGTTTGGTCGCATAGCCACTCTGGCAAGAAGCTATAAACTGAGCAGCTATGATGCTGCCTATCTTGAGCTGGCAATTCGAGAGAGCATACCACTGGCCACTCTGGATAAAGACCTGGGAAAGGCAGCACGAAAAGCGGGCGTAGATACATATTTTCCTTGA
- a CDS encoding TolC family outer membrane protein, whose amino-acid sequence MKMRVSLAAGVFLGCLSIPAASSAETLQEVLNKALQTNPQALASLNRYRAEMENADAVWGRYFPTVDITTGVGKQKRYVDGLDNNDKIVTRKEASLSVKQNLFSGFNTKNSVEQARQRAKAESLRLKNTLQDLSLKIVDAYLKVLERRDMIDLAIENLKMHDVIFQQIQQRAQQGVARSSDLAQIEGRRARANANVVNARNNLADAESEFMALVGSMPGDLEQPGSWKLKMPESLEAALQNTINSHPNALASAHEIKASQSQYESLKSSFYPTLDFELDQSWKKNADGQAGRVRDATAVLKLRYNLFKGGADKARLDESAYRAEESRAQRDRVLRTLEETLRIAWAAYEFNREQQKFLRLHEESSRESVEAYREQFNIGKRTLLDLLDSENELFQSSRSLTSAIYQEAFARYRVLAASGELMNVLEIKIPAGWE is encoded by the coding sequence ATGAAAATGAGAGTGTCGCTGGCAGCGGGGGTATTCCTGGGTTGCCTTTCAATACCGGCTGCCAGTTCTGCTGAAACCCTTCAGGAAGTTCTGAATAAAGCGTTGCAAACAAACCCTCAGGCGCTCGCCAGTCTGAACCGTTACCGTGCTGAAATGGAGAATGCGGATGCAGTTTGGGGAAGGTATTTCCCTACTGTCGATATAACAACGGGGGTTGGCAAGCAGAAGAGGTATGTTGATGGTCTTGACAATAACGACAAAATTGTAACCCGCAAAGAAGCCTCCCTGTCTGTAAAGCAAAACCTGTTTTCCGGATTTAATACCAAAAACAGTGTTGAGCAGGCCCGTCAGCGTGCCAAAGCCGAATCATTGCGCCTGAAGAACACTTTGCAGGACCTGAGCCTGAAGATTGTCGATGCCTATCTGAAAGTCCTTGAACGCAGGGATATGATTGATCTGGCCATTGAGAATCTGAAAATGCACGATGTTATTTTTCAACAGATTCAGCAACGGGCTCAGCAGGGGGTTGCCAGAAGTTCTGACCTTGCCCAGATTGAAGGTCGGCGGGCTCGTGCCAATGCCAATGTCGTCAATGCCCGTAACAATCTTGCTGATGCTGAAAGTGAGTTTATGGCTTTGGTAGGGTCAATGCCCGGCGATCTTGAACAGCCTGGCTCATGGAAGCTAAAAATGCCAGAGTCGCTGGAAGCTGCCTTGCAGAACACGATTAACTCACATCCTAATGCCCTGGCGTCAGCCCATGAAATCAAGGCTTCGCAGTCTCAGTATGAATCGTTGAAAAGTAGTTTCTATCCAACACTGGATTTTGAACTGGATCAAAGCTGGAAAAAAAATGCAGACGGTCAGGCAGGCAGGGTTCGTGATGCCACGGCAGTACTGAAATTAAGGTACAACCTGTTCAAAGGAGGAGCTGACAAAGCCCGCCTTGATGAAAGTGCCTATCGCGCTGAAGAGAGTCGGGCCCAGCGTGATCGGGTTTTGCGGACCCTCGAAGAAACCCTCCGGATCGCCTGGGCTGCGTATGAATTCAATAGGGAGCAGCAGAAGTTTCTGCGTCTGCATGAAGAGTCGAGCCGCGAGAGTGTTGAAGCTTACCGGGAACAGTTCAATATTGGTAAAAGGACGCTTCTGGATCTGTTGGACAGTGAGAACGAACTGTTTCAGTCCAGTCGCAGCCTGACCAGTGCAATTTACCAGGAAGCCTTTGCCCGCTACAGGGTTCTGGCAGCTTCCGGGGAATTGATGAACGTGCTTGAAATCAAAATACCAGCAGGCTGGGAGTAA
- a CDS encoding IBR domain-containing protein: MIAACNALFSIKKRRINCLFLPNHKKNIATFWKLLIWLLLFFHLINTMQVQAQTTTDTVLHCSNSLLTGEQSFIVGMDSDHRVTSCLLQKKPVLKQQPLFSNLKYYLYFFWLSISGSHHSDIPYADVSQIKHQPLPLFRVPGPILTTPALIPPDRREPLNQREWIRSYLIPDNHLTDDNEKLNAAFHRINQYQKSGHDKPEKHSSLDIYASVINHKVRQVIALPENFLLQERSFTLLNNLFDASLNAWLKYYLSVSDSLSLIELVPEFIEAVQTVMATGAGGDDWDKGSWITNEFINDAPFAIHIHPYSLTAAQWMQKLITLDMALKRKLIALMYSQLQTSALSGNRDMARILRDRIMLIELETGEWLNQISDPDISALELSMHAEQLINEFLLRAEDVRRYHSRTAQDRAAQDRAAQDRAAQDRAAQDRAAQDRAKSRPGGQNSAVELLFNEVEKRLRQLSTSLTTNQGMISQLNSALESLALLSERLRHDNDNFNNHNQVVDAGWQPRENSDNGASSTTVSSGRAAAYTGSRSSAYRPSGRLHRGNGGDGGSGGGDRHPHRSPPHITPNNSLDILAEVITNLESNPEQLTLSYVKELYNIYYLDLFKAQSLNQPNNTLLHVIVSNHKSEIIKWINLNIPDYTRKLMYQAKNSINITPAMLSTKAKREREGISFTQISTLSNALAKTRDPLARERELNSRKKYDRPGSKHKETALRNEVEHLLGVSPDEAKKLNVRRFYNTATEKDKTCIVHRERGCEYGFARLPCCSDNGKSALICLSSLCSIVQNHLISGSSSCPNCQASLDVRGFLESTLAKVSEDKNQYQALLCAPQQKQKALLNNVLKDCEKLDKVLRALINNIKVQSSLIFGLERYIDKNNSDECSICFESAHCIVIPECQHRACTFCMEHYLDELAGDFSLTSRGILCPGQPCQVSIPDDIQKFFWGISGYKRMRHQQLKQAYQGSDMTLYCPWRYCDATFDPKELSSSAVKCQQCYGRFCVECGARPYHDNLTCEQNKQAETTEEGADISMAIFLEKNKDTHKLCPGCGSVICKNKGCKVMKCTSCNTEFCWHCLTVGENIHSHQCNSALDSQAINNAPDQKNPSKATCDFCHKTMSSRITTMFCGHAPCSDCYAKLVEGVLHNDSENICTECRKEDSPIGFFSDEEGLLGEATGTTSAIEKQCLICDNPIQDPEYDLCETCQLSLTKECLICGNTVQDTKYDVCETCLPLSF, translated from the coding sequence ATGATTGCAGCCTGCAACGCTTTATTCTCAATTAAAAAACGAAGAATAAACTGTTTATTTCTTCCGAACCACAAAAAAAATATCGCTACTTTCTGGAAGTTATTAATTTGGCTATTACTCTTCTTTCACCTTATAAACACAATGCAAGTTCAGGCTCAGACAACAACTGATACCGTATTACATTGTAGTAATTCTTTATTAACGGGTGAACAGTCTTTTATTGTTGGAATGGATTCAGATCACAGGGTCACCAGTTGTCTGTTACAAAAGAAACCTGTATTAAAACAGCAGCCTTTATTTTCTAATCTGAAGTATTATTTATACTTTTTCTGGTTATCAATATCTGGCTCTCATCACTCTGACATTCCGTATGCCGATGTCTCGCAAATAAAACACCAGCCTCTGCCTCTGTTCAGAGTGCCAGGCCCAATCCTTACAACTCCTGCCCTGATTCCGCCTGACAGAAGAGAGCCTTTAAACCAAAGGGAATGGATCAGGTCTTATCTGATTCCTGATAATCACCTCACTGACGATAATGAGAAATTAAACGCTGCCTTCCACCGCATTAATCAATACCAGAAATCTGGTCATGACAAGCCTGAAAAGCATTCCTCTTTAGATATTTATGCTTCCGTCATTAATCATAAAGTCAGACAGGTTATCGCCCTGCCTGAAAATTTTCTGTTACAGGAACGATCCTTCACCCTTCTTAATAATTTGTTCGATGCATCTCTCAACGCCTGGCTGAAATATTACCTGTCAGTATCGGACTCACTCTCTCTGATCGAACTCGTGCCTGAGTTCATTGAAGCAGTACAGACAGTTATGGCCACCGGAGCCGGAGGTGATGACTGGGACAAAGGGAGTTGGATAACGAACGAATTCATCAATGATGCGCCTTTCGCAATTCATATACACCCCTATTCACTGACCGCCGCTCAGTGGATGCAAAAGTTAATAACGCTCGATATGGCGCTAAAACGAAAGCTGATTGCTCTTATGTATAGCCAGCTTCAGACATCTGCTTTATCCGGTAACAGGGATATGGCCAGAATTTTACGTGACAGAATCATGCTGATAGAACTAGAGACAGGGGAATGGCTGAACCAGATAAGTGATCCGGATATTTCTGCTCTCGAACTCTCAATGCATGCAGAGCAGTTAATCAATGAATTTCTTTTACGCGCAGAAGATGTGCGGCGTTACCACTCTCGTACCGCTCAAGACAGAGCTGCTCAAGACAGAGCTGCTCAAGACAGAGCTGCTCAAGACAGAGCTGCTCAAGACAGAGCTGCTCAAGACAGAGCTAAGAGCAGGCCGGGCGGACAAAATTCAGCCGTAGAATTACTATTTAATGAAGTTGAAAAGCGATTGAGACAGTTATCAACCAGCCTGACCACAAACCAGGGAATGATTAGCCAGTTAAATTCAGCGCTGGAAAGTCTTGCACTCCTGTCAGAGCGCTTAAGGCACGACAATGATAATTTCAATAATCACAATCAGGTTGTCGACGCAGGCTGGCAACCCAGGGAAAACAGTGATAACGGAGCCTCATCAACGACTGTGAGCAGTGGTAGGGCGGCTGCTTACACAGGAAGCAGAAGCAGTGCTTACAGACCGTCGGGAAGGCTTCACCGGGGAAATGGGGGGGATGGCGGCAGTGGTGGTGGCGATCGGCACCCTCATCGCAGTCCCCCCCATATCACACCCAACAACTCGCTCGATATCTTAGCCGAGGTTATTACTAATCTTGAGAGCAATCCAGAACAGCTGACTTTGAGCTATGTGAAAGAGCTTTATAATATTTATTATTTAGATCTATTTAAGGCGCAAAGCCTGAACCAGCCTAATAACACCTTGCTGCATGTCATTGTGTCAAATCACAAAAGTGAAATTATTAAATGGATAAATTTAAACATTCCAGATTATACTCGCAAGCTTATGTATCAAGCAAAGAACTCAATAAATATAACGCCCGCCATGCTATCAACAAAGGCAAAAAGAGAGCGCGAAGGTATTAGTTTCACGCAAATCAGCACGTTGTCTAATGCCCTGGCTAAAACTAGAGACCCTTTAGCCAGGGAGCGAGAATTAAATAGCCGAAAAAAATATGATCGTCCGGGATCGAAACATAAAGAAACAGCACTCAGGAACGAAGTTGAACACCTTCTCGGTGTAAGTCCTGACGAGGCAAAAAAACTGAACGTAAGGAGGTTTTACAATACAGCCACAGAAAAAGACAAAACATGCATAGTTCACAGGGAACGAGGCTGTGAATATGGCTTTGCAAGGCTGCCCTGCTGCTCAGACAATGGAAAATCTGCGTTAATCTGCCTGTCGTCCCTGTGCTCCATCGTACAAAATCACCTGATTTCAGGCTCCTCTTCATGCCCGAATTGCCAGGCCTCACTGGATGTACGGGGCTTTTTAGAATCGACGCTTGCCAAAGTTTCTGAAGATAAGAATCAATATCAGGCACTGTTATGCGCACCACAGCAAAAACAAAAAGCGTTGTTAAACAATGTGCTAAAGGACTGCGAAAAATTGGACAAAGTGCTAAGAGCCCTGATTAATAATATAAAAGTGCAAAGCTCTTTAATATTCGGTCTTGAGCGGTATATCGATAAAAATAATTCAGATGAATGCTCGATTTGCTTCGAATCGGCACATTGCATCGTCATTCCAGAGTGTCAACACAGGGCTTGCACGTTTTGCATGGAGCATTATCTAGACGAGCTGGCAGGCGATTTCAGCCTGACGTCCAGAGGCATACTTTGCCCGGGTCAACCTTGCCAGGTCTCAATTCCCGATGACATTCAGAAGTTCTTTTGGGGAATCAGTGGCTACAAAAGAATGCGCCATCAACAATTGAAACAGGCTTACCAGGGAAGCGACATGACCCTTTACTGCCCCTGGCGATATTGTGATGCCACCTTTGACCCGAAGGAATTATCATCATCTGCCGTGAAATGCCAGCAATGTTATGGCCGTTTTTGTGTAGAATGCGGTGCACGCCCTTATCATGACAACCTCACCTGCGAACAGAATAAACAAGCCGAAACAACAGAAGAAGGGGCCGATATATCAATGGCGATATTCCTTGAAAAAAACAAGGATACCCATAAGCTTTGTCCGGGATGCGGCAGTGTCATTTGCAAGAACAAAGGCTGCAAGGTAATGAAGTGTACATCTTGCAACACCGAGTTTTGCTGGCACTGTCTGACAGTCGGTGAAAATATTCATTCACATCAATGTAACTCAGCCCTCGATAGTCAGGCTATAAATAATGCTCCGGACCAAAAAAATCCATCAAAAGCAACCTGTGATTTTTGCCATAAGACCATGTCATCAAGAATCACTACAATGTTTTGCGGACATGCACCATGTAGCGATTGCTACGCAAAGCTGGTTGAGGGCGTGCTTCACAATGACTCAGAGAATATATGCACCGAATGCCGCAAGGAAGATAGCCCCATTGGATTTTTCTCTGATGAAGAGGGATTGCTGGGAGAAGCGACAGGAACTACCAGCGCCATTGAAAAGCAATGCTTGATATGTGATAACCCAATTCAAGACCCTGAATATGATCTTTGTGAGACCTGTCAGCTAAGCCTTACAAAAGAATGTTTGATATGTGGTAACACAGTTCAAGACACTAAATATGATGTTTGTGAGACCTGCCTGCCCTTGAGCTTTTAG
- the ptsP gene encoding phosphoenolpyruvate--protein phosphotransferase — MSSKELVFTCELINGLHARPASSLVKEIQAFRVEVTLENQRNGRTANGSSALSLISADITFRDVCKLIIKGVDADRALSRLRYFIQKELPGSDIPVTPAKAASSYLPPSLRVLKMNVAKGHATGEGWARGAPVCLKEYRFLPTQDHAVYAGVTGERLRLIGALEQVQKKLFQAIENAELIAEREVLGAHYTLACDPDFKRRMLDHVNNGLSVVESIEATMEHFSHALKSGDSTYLQDRVIDIRDLCDQLMHFSYGSGCLYTPDVLSQHSICLADNLTPSQFLALDHRYLNGLVLESGGKASHTVLIAQARGIPVVVGAEGARELMNTSGEVILDAGLGILIGNPSREVGRYYQQERRKQQRMNERYHPFIDRLAETRDRQRLEIGANIVGVEDAEQAFGQGAESIGLFRTEMIYMQREQAPDEKEQVTTYSKILKLAEERPVIIRTMDVGADKPVDYFALEEEENPFLGYRAIRLYPEFLDLFRIQVRAILIAARERTVLVMIPMVSCLDEVLWVRDVIHTIQEEMIQNNETYGVIRLGIMLEVPSACLIIDQLAPWVDFFSIGSNDLAQYFLAADRDNEKVGDLYSYLHPSFLRLLKMVTHETRKCHRWTGLCGEMATDPEALPLLVGLGLDEISLPGTYIPAIKEKLSHLDSSDCRELLDQAIACNNIQAVQTLLRAFRSDVSSRSVFGTAIVNLDYEALSREEAVKELVDMMLMDGRLADSCPVEEAIWIREALYSTGMGHGIAIPHLQSEHVLCHSVGILRLREPLRWQENCEEPVKTIFLLAVPDSGAKDQHLKVFSRLARKLVKPEFIERFDQCDDQQQAVQLLEREVALSI, encoded by the coding sequence ATGAGCAGTAAGGAACTAGTGTTTACCTGTGAGTTGATTAATGGGCTGCATGCCCGACCCGCCAGCTCTCTTGTTAAGGAGATTCAGGCGTTCAGAGTTGAAGTGACTCTTGAAAACCAGCGCAATGGCAGGACTGCAAACGGCAGCAGTGCACTTTCTTTAATTTCCGCAGACATTACTTTCCGTGATGTGTGTAAGCTGATAATCAAGGGTGTTGATGCCGACCGGGCATTAAGCCGACTGCGGTACTTTATTCAAAAAGAACTCCCCGGAAGCGACATACCCGTTACCCCAGCTAAGGCTGCTTCTTCGTATCTGCCCCCTTCTTTGCGAGTCCTGAAAATGAATGTTGCCAAAGGACATGCCACGGGAGAAGGTTGGGCCAGGGGAGCTCCGGTCTGTCTGAAAGAATACCGTTTTTTACCGACTCAGGATCATGCTGTTTATGCCGGTGTGACCGGGGAACGGTTACGACTTATTGGTGCTCTGGAGCAGGTTCAGAAGAAACTCTTTCAGGCGATTGAAAATGCTGAGCTGATTGCAGAGCGTGAAGTCCTTGGGGCGCATTACACGCTGGCCTGTGACCCGGACTTTAAAAGAAGAATGTTGGATCATGTGAACAATGGTTTATCGGTCGTTGAAAGTATTGAGGCCACAATGGAGCATTTTTCCCATGCACTGAAAAGCGGTGACAGCACTTATCTGCAGGACAGGGTGATTGATATTCGGGACCTGTGTGACCAGCTGATGCATTTTTCCTACGGCAGTGGTTGTCTGTATACCCCTGATGTTCTCAGCCAGCACAGTATTTGCCTTGCCGATAATCTGACGCCCAGCCAGTTTCTGGCTCTGGATCACCGTTATCTGAATGGCTTGGTGCTGGAGTCAGGAGGTAAAGCATCGCATACGGTATTGATTGCGCAGGCGAGAGGAATTCCTGTTGTTGTAGGAGCGGAAGGAGCCAGAGAGTTAATGAATACTTCCGGTGAAGTCATTCTGGATGCCGGGCTGGGCATATTGATTGGTAACCCTTCCAGAGAGGTGGGACGTTACTATCAGCAGGAACGCCGAAAGCAGCAAAGAATGAATGAACGTTATCATCCTTTTATTGACAGGCTGGCTGAAACCCGTGATCGTCAACGGCTGGAGATAGGTGCCAATATTGTTGGGGTAGAGGATGCAGAACAGGCTTTTGGGCAGGGGGCCGAGAGCATTGGCCTGTTTCGCACCGAAATGATTTATATGCAGAGGGAACAGGCTCCGGATGAAAAGGAACAGGTGACCACCTACAGCAAAATCCTGAAACTGGCTGAAGAACGTCCCGTTATTATTCGCACCATGGACGTTGGGGCAGATAAACCGGTTGATTATTTTGCCCTGGAAGAAGAAGAGAACCCTTTTCTGGGTTACCGTGCTATCCGTTTGTATCCTGAGTTTCTTGACCTCTTTCGCATACAGGTTCGAGCCATCCTGATAGCGGCCCGGGAAAGAACTGTACTGGTTATGATTCCGATGGTCAGCTGTCTGGACGAAGTGTTGTGGGTCAGGGATGTTATCCACACGATTCAGGAAGAGATGATCCAGAACAATGAAACCTATGGCGTCATTCGTCTGGGCATTATGCTGGAGGTTCCCTCAGCGTGCCTGATCATTGATCAGCTGGCACCCTGGGTCGATTTTTTCAGCATTGGCAGTAACGATCTGGCTCAGTACTTTCTGGCGGCAGACCGGGACAACGAAAAAGTCGGAGATTTGTACAGCTATCTGCACCCGTCCTTCCTGCGTCTACTGAAAATGGTCACCCATGAAACCCGAAAATGTCACCGTTGGACAGGTCTTTGTGGCGAGATGGCAACCGATCCTGAAGCCTTACCCCTTCTGGTTGGTTTGGGTTTGGATGAAATCAGCTTGCCCGGTACTTATATCCCTGCGATTAAAGAGAAGCTGAGTCATCTGGACTCGTCAGATTGTCGGGAACTGCTGGATCAGGCGATAGCCTGCAACAATATTCAGGCGGTGCAGACTTTGCTGCGAGCGTTTCGTAGTGATGTTTCTTCCCGGTCTGTATTTGGTACGGCCATTGTCAACCTCGACTATGAAGCCCTCAGCAGGGAAGAAGCAGTTAAAGAGCTGGTTGATATGATGTTGATGGATGGACGCTTAGCGGATAGTTGCCCTGTGGAAGAAGCGATCTGGATTCGTGAAGCCCTGTACTCAACAGGGATGGGACATGGCATCGCGATTCCCCACTTACAGTCTGAGCATGTACTGTGTCATTCGGTGGGCATTTTACGGCTACGGGAGCCTTTGCGCTGGCAGGAGAACTGTGAAGAACCCGTGAAAACTATATTTTTACTGGCTGTTCCAGATTCTGGTGCAAAAGATCAGCACCTGAAAGTGTTCTCCCGATTGGCGAGAAAACTGGTCAAACCTGAATTTATTGAGCGTTTTGACCAGTGTGATGACCAGCAGCAGGCAGTCCAGTTGCTGGAGCGCGAAGTCGCCCTGTCAATCTGA
- the pilH gene encoding twitching motility response regulator PilH, which produces MANVLVVDDSPKELYRLKAILEKNGYNVITAENGADGVALCRREKPDAVLMDIVMPGLNGFQATRQLSKDSETHRIPIIIITTKDQETDKVWGLRQGAKDYLTKPIDEKVLLNTLTKLTSPVSA; this is translated from the coding sequence ATGGCCAATGTCTTAGTAGTTGACGATTCGCCCAAAGAGCTGTATCGACTAAAAGCCATACTGGAAAAAAACGGTTACAACGTCATTACCGCTGAAAACGGTGCCGACGGGGTTGCACTATGCAGGCGGGAAAAACCGGATGCGGTTCTGATGGACATAGTCATGCCGGGATTAAACGGCTTTCAAGCAACACGACAACTGTCTAAAGACTCAGAAACTCATCGAATTCCCATTATCATCATCACGACAAAGGATCAGGAAACTGACAAAGTCTGGGGACTGCGACAGGGAGCGAAAGACTACCTGACCAAACCCATTGATGAAAAAGTGCTGCTGAATACACTGACAAAACTCACCAGCCCGGTATCTGCTTGA
- a CDS encoding type II toxin-antitoxin system Phd/YefM family antitoxin, with protein MLEEIGSYDAKTKLPEILRRVEAGESFTITNRGKPIADLIPSRAKSRLKAQSAIANLLKAKKPIIAEDDLKELRESGRR; from the coding sequence ATGCTCGAAGAAATTGGCTCTTATGATGCTAAAACCAAGTTACCTGAGATATTGCGTCGCGTGGAGGCTGGAGAGTCCTTCACGATCACCAACCGGGGAAAGCCGATAGCGGACTTAATACCAAGTCGCGCCAAAAGCCGATTGAAGGCCCAGTCAGCTATTGCAAATCTACTCAAAGCGAAGAAGCCGATAATTGCTGAAGACGACTTAAAAGAGCTGCGTGAATCAGGTAGGCGCTAA
- a CDS encoding SDR family oxidoreductase: MLDFTGRVAVVTGAAMGMGNATARLLAKQGATVCLLDISDGVEVAARELVDSGYKAYGYKVNVTDQVDVDRVFDNIVAEHGLVDHLVNSAGIARLSSMFDEQADANLQAMIDVNIIGLWNTSKAALRSMVEKKKGSIVNFSSVTGTFVADAHEVGYAATKSAVWGMTKAMCMEFVTEGVRVNMVCPGMIRTPMVEKSAAEMMPDNPEAVLSAIGASVPMGRMGTPEEAANAVAFLLSDEASYITGREIVFDGASTLPETNVKSD, from the coding sequence ATGTTGGACTTTACCGGAAGAGTTGCGGTTGTCACCGGAGCCGCTATGGGCATGGGTAATGCAACCGCCAGGCTGCTGGCTAAACAGGGGGCGACCGTATGCCTGCTGGATATCAGTGACGGGGTGGAAGTCGCTGCCCGGGAACTGGTGGACAGCGGTTACAAGGCTTATGGCTACAAAGTAAACGTCACTGACCAGGTGGATGTTGATCGCGTTTTTGACAACATTGTTGCTGAGCATGGTTTGGTTGATCATCTGGTGAACTCTGCAGGTATTGCCCGGTTAAGTTCAATGTTTGATGAACAGGCCGATGCGAATCTCCAGGCTATGATCGACGTTAATATTATCGGCTTGTGGAACACCAGCAAAGCTGCCCTGAGAAGCATGGTTGAGAAGAAAAAAGGCAGCATTGTCAACTTCTCCAGTGTGACAGGCACGTTTGTAGCAGATGCTCATGAAGTGGGTTATGCCGCTACCAAATCCGCAGTCTGGGGCATGACCAAGGCCATGTGCATGGAGTTTGTGACCGAGGGTGTTCGTGTGAATATGGTGTGTCCGGGCATGATTCGCACGCCTATGGTTGAAAAATCTGCCGCTGAAATGATGCCTGATAACCCGGAAGCGGTTCTGTCGGCTATTGGTGCAAGTGTGCCTATGGGACGCATGGGTACTCCGGAAGAAGCCGCTAATGCGGTTGCTTTCCTGCTGTCGGATGAAGCCAGCTACATTACTGGTCGGGAGATCGTTTTCGATGGTGCTTCTACTTTGCCAGAAACTAACGTGAAATCTGACTGA
- the hslO gene encoding Hsp33 family molecular chaperone HslO, giving the protein MMSKNSAQRFLFDNADIRGEIISMDSSFTEALAAHDYPQNVRELLGELATATLLLSSTLKFEGILSLQAKGEGPLSLLMVECTDQKTFRALARWENGADLSGHGLKALLGKGTLVMTIDPHKGNRYQGIVPLHHESLADSLKDYFQQSEQLPTEFWIASNGNQCAGMLLQALPASVEESEEAREESWNRLSILANTVTGDELLSLDHETLLNRLFHEEDVRLFDEEPVAFSCNCSRPRSAKILHSLGCAEIDAVLADSGEVAMDCQFCNQKYVFSETDVAEIFAGQEPKTH; this is encoded by the coding sequence ATGATGAGTAAAAACTCCGCTCAACGCTTTTTGTTTGATAACGCCGATATTCGTGGCGAAATCATTTCCATGGACAGCAGTTTTACTGAAGCGCTGGCTGCCCATGACTACCCTCAGAACGTGCGTGAACTGCTGGGTGAGCTGGCAACCGCTACCCTGCTGCTAAGTTCCACGCTGAAATTTGAAGGCATTCTCAGCCTGCAGGCAAAGGGTGAAGGCCCCCTGTCCCTGCTGATGGTTGAATGTACGGATCAGAAAACCTTTCGGGCGCTGGCTCGCTGGGAAAACGGTGCTGACCTGTCAGGCCACGGCCTGAAAGCCCTGCTGGGGAAAGGTACGCTGGTGATGACCATTGACCCTCACAAAGGCAACCGTTATCAGGGGATTGTGCCTCTGCATCATGAGTCCCTCGCCGACAGTCTGAAAGACTATTTCCAGCAATCAGAGCAACTGCCTACCGAGTTCTGGATTGCCAGTAATGGCAACCAGTGTGCGGGTATGCTGTTGCAGGCTCTGCCAGCCAGTGTTGAAGAATCTGAAGAAGCCCGTGAAGAGTCATGGAACCGACTCTCTATTCTGGCGAATACCGTGACGGGTGACGAACTGCTGTCCCTGGATCATGAGACGTTGTTGAACCGTCTTTTCCATGAAGAAGACGTTCGCCTGTTTGATGAAGAACCGGTTGCTTTCAGCTGTAACTGCTCCCGCCCAAGAAGCGCAAAAATTCTGCACAGCCTGGGGTGCGCAGAGATTGACGCTGTTCTTGCTGACAGTGGTGAAGTGGCGATGGATTGTCAGTTCTGCAATCAGAAATACGTTTTCTCAGAAACTGATGTTGCCGAAATCTTTGCAGGGCAGGAACCCAAGACGCACTGA